Proteins encoded together in one Stutzerimonas stutzeri window:
- the cysE gene encoding serine O-acetyltransferase has translation MSNLSVSDLWNELRAQAQRALDTEPTLATIVRQTILDQPDFGGALAHRIGHALADSIEQSHTLTDRFAGLHHQLPVLAETACCDLQAIVSRDPAFDSALEVFLFSKGFLALQAYRIGHQLHGRGERLLAMYIQARCNERLGIDINPASRIGSGIMLDHGTGIVIGETAVVGDDVSILQGVTLGGTGKEGGDRHPKVRSGVMIGAGAKILGNIEIGEGAKVGAGSIVLHPVAPHTTVVGNPARQVGKPRHARPALDMDQSFDGDS, from the coding sequence ATGTCGAACCTTTCCGTCAGCGACCTGTGGAACGAGCTGCGCGCACAGGCGCAACGTGCCCTGGACACCGAGCCGACCCTGGCCACGATCGTCCGCCAGACCATCCTCGATCAGCCGGACTTCGGTGGCGCGCTCGCCCACCGCATCGGCCATGCCCTGGCCGACAGCATCGAACAGAGCCACACCCTGACCGATCGCTTCGCCGGGCTGCACCACCAGCTGCCTGTGCTGGCCGAGACGGCCTGCTGCGACCTGCAGGCGATCGTCAGCCGCGACCCCGCATTCGACAGTGCACTGGAGGTCTTCCTGTTCTCCAAAGGCTTTCTGGCATTGCAGGCGTACCGCATCGGGCATCAGCTGCACGGTCGCGGCGAGCGCTTGCTGGCGATGTACATCCAGGCACGCTGCAACGAACGCCTCGGCATCGACATCAATCCGGCCAGCCGTATCGGCAGCGGCATCATGCTCGACCATGGCACCGGAATCGTCATCGGCGAGACGGCCGTGGTCGGCGACGATGTGTCGATTCTGCAGGGCGTGACCCTGGGCGGAACCGGCAAGGAAGGTGGCGACCGTCATCCGAAGGTTCGCAGCGGCGTGATGATCGGCGCGGGCGCGAAGATTCTCGGCAACATCGAGATTGGCGAGGGGGCCAAGGTGGGTGCCGGCAGCATCGTGCTGCACCCCGTTGCGCCGCATACCACCGTGGTCGGCAACCCAGCCCGCCAGGTCGGCAAACCGCGCCACGCACGACCGGCCCTGGACATGGACCAGTCGTTCGACGGCGACAGCTGA